In Rhodamnia argentea isolate NSW1041297 chromosome 4, ASM2092103v1, whole genome shotgun sequence, the following proteins share a genomic window:
- the LOC115743535 gene encoding uncharacterized protein LOC115743535 produces MCSRRERRPKVMRQKKKKKKTKKAILLELKWRGPKQGLVQFPGTAKRPKHVTTQRLLGEDAAFEWDEGELIESTCSFGSSFAAWEVSFKVLYGDCAASKNRLVVIGKVSLNLAEMASKMESAVEKKLPIALQVAGDTCEATLMVSVSFSEVRSRSESALAQVVQSQNSTARSEREDGFFKIVNAVMKRQKKSQEARPTSPASDSADSAAESDGREPSPGTEPGSSTTTSSEPVKQSGFFSWKRRRLSFKSTGEPLVGEGAHGRDVDPDADVDRHVSIVPSVDSPPAGSETNVSPKETPPEMDCQEDDCLWEEKELVSRDGQTKLRTNVFFASFDQRSEKACGESACSAVAAVIVNFLHSNKYNLPTRAQFNSLIKDGSLEWQRLCTDETYLMRFPNKHFDLETVLEARMKPFTISPDKSFIGFFSPEKFEALTGAMSFDDMWVKIMMHEAEESRHGIYIVSWNDHFFVLMVEDHAYFVIDSLGERLFEGCDRAYILKFDETAALYRKAENGASHGLGTEEGEDESEKKEEEWEEVICAGRECCGEYMKRFLAAIQVQELEEDEKKGSASSFSLHQRLQVEFHYCCRNPSELPTAEAAAALPSADAF; encoded by the exons ATGTGTTCGCGGAGAGAACGGAGGCCGAAAGTGATgaggcagaagaagaagaagaagaaaacgaagaaGGCAATCCTCCTCGAGCTCAAGTGGCGAGGACCCAAGCAAGGGCTCGTCCAATTCCCGGGAACAGCGAAGCGCCCGAAGCATGTCACGACCCAGAGGCTCTTGGGCGAAGATGCGGCCTTCGAATGGGACGAGGGGGAGCTGATCGAGAGCACGTGCAGCTTCGGCAGCTCCTTCGCCGCGTGGGAAGTTTCCTTCAAAGTGTTATAC GGGGATTGCGCGGCATCGAAGAACAGGTTGGTGGTTATTGGGAAAGTTTCGTTGAATTTGGCAGAAATGGCTTCGAAGATGGAGTCCGCAGTTGAGAAGAAGCTTCCCATCGCTTTACAGGTAGCTGGCGATACCTGCGAAGCCACTCTTATG GTGAGCGTCAGCTTCTCGGAAGTCAGAAGTCGTAGCGAATCGGCGTTGGCACAAGTCGTGCAAAGCCAAAACTCGACGGCCAGGTCCGAAAGAGAAGACGGTTTCTTTAAAATAGTGAACGCCGTGATGAAGAGGCAGAAGAAAAGTCAAGAGGCTCGACCCACTAGCCCCGCCTCCGACTCGGCGGACTCCGCCGCCGAGAGCGACGGCCGCGAGCCGAGTCCCGGGACCGAGCCGGGGTCGTCGACGACCACGAGTTCGGAGCCGGTCAAACAGAGTGGGTTCTTCTCGTGGAAGCGACGGCGACTGAGCTTTAAATCGACAGGAGAGCCGTTGGTTGGCGAGGGGGCCCATGGGCGTGACGTGGATCCGGATGCtgacgttgaccgccacgtcagcaTTGTCCCCTCCGTTGACTCGCCTCCCGCCGGTTCTGAAACG AATGTTTCTCCAAAGGAGACTCCTCCGGAAATGGACTGTCAAGAAGATGACTGCCTTTGGGAGGAGAAAGAACTAGTCAGCAGAGATGGGCAAACAAAACTCAGAACAAATgttttctttgcttcctttgATCAGAGAAGTGAAAAAGCATGTGGAGAAAGCGCTTGTTCTGCAGTAGCTGCCGTAATTGTTAATTTTCTCCACTCAAACAAATATAACCTCCCGACTAGAGCTCAATTCAATTCCCTCATCAAAGATGGTTCTCTAGAATGGCAGAGGCTTTGCACCGATGAGACCTACCTCATGAGGTTCCCCAATAAACACTTTGATCTCGAGACCGTTTTGGAAGCCAGAATGAAGCCTTTCACAATCAGTCCTGATAAGTCATTCATCGGGTTTTTCAGCCCGGAGAAATTCGAGGCTCTGACGGGAGCTATGTCATTTGATGACATGTGGGTTAAAATCATGATGCATGAAGCTGAAGAGAGCAGGCATGGCATATACATAGTGAGCTGGAATGATCATTTCTTTGTTCTGATGGTGGAAGATCATGCCTACTTTGTCATCGACTCATTGGGGGAACGGCTCTTTGAAGGTTGTGACCGTGCATATATATTGAAATTCGATGAAACCGCTGCACTGTACAGGAAGGCCGAGAATGGCGCGAGTCATGGCTTGGGGACGGAAGAGGGTGAGGATGAGAgcgagaagaaagaagaagagtggGAGGAGGTCATATGTGCAGGAAGGGAGTGTTGTGGAGAATACATGAAGAGGTTTCTTGCAGCTATACAGGTCCAAGAACTCGAGGAAGACGAGAAAAAGGGGTCCGCCTCTAGTTTTTCTCTCCATCAAAGACTGCAGGTAGAGTTCCACTATTGCTGTCGCAATCCTTCTGAATTGCCGACAGCTGAGGCTGCAGCTGCATTGCCTTCTGCCGATGCATTCTAG